In the Sulfobacillus thermosulfidooxidans DSM 9293 genome, ACACCTTCCTCATCTGTATTTCACGGGTTTTCCATAAAAAAATGCCCCACTGTCAAGGGGCGGACGATTGCCGCGGTACCACCCTTGTTCACCATAGGGCCTCTTTGGTCCGTTAACGGAAGACACCGGGAGTACTACTCAAATTTCGCACTCCTGCTCAAGGGCCATAGCTCAAATCCATCCGGCTGATCTCCCACCCTCATCAGCTCGCTATCATCGGACTTGGGGATTTGAACGCTCCCTCTCGTTGCAAGTTCTTAGATTATAGACCACTTTTTTCCCGTCGTCAAAATGATTGAATCACCGCGTTTTGGATCCTGTAAAGCGTTTTTTTGCCACACCGTTCGTGCCGCAACAGATTTTTCCTGGGAAGTGCTGTCGAGACAAAGTCCGAGACGGCACATGCGACCATGGCTGGGACTGCTCTGTTGAACACCGGATGCTAGCGTAAAGGTAACGAACAATTCCACGAAAGAAAGGGATGCCGGGTGAGACACGCGTTAAGAAGTACCCATTCTACCCACTTACGGCCCACCATTTCGGTCATCATTCCCGCCAAAAACGAAGCCCTCCTTATCGCAGGGACCATGATGACGGTGGCCGAAATCCTTAAAGCTGCTGGTTACGTCTTTGAAATCATTGTGGTTGATGATATGTCCTGTGACGATACGGTTTCGCAAGCTAAATGGGCCTGTCGCCAATTGCTTTCCGTTCCCTGCCGCATTATTGCCACAACCCAGTCATTAGGCAAAGGGTATGCCATTGCCAAGGGGTTTGCCGTAAGCACTGGTGATCTTGTAGCCTTCATGGATGCCGATCTTGAGTATCCTCCACAGTCTTTGCCCATTATGGCGTCCTTATTGGAAACCTACCCCCATTCCTGTGCAGTTGCCTACCGCACAGAGGATAAACGCCCATGGTTTGAACGGGTCACGTCAAAAGTCGCCCACCAATTGGCAACGCTCGCTCTTCATCTTCCGGTTTCGGATACGCAAGCGGGTCTGAAAATGTTTCCCGGATGGTTTGCTCGCCAACATTTATCTTGTCCTCGTCAAACCGGATGGCTTTATGATATCGAAGCCTTATTAGCCGCACAAAACAACGGGCTTCGTATTATTCAAATTCCCGTAACACAACAACGCATCCGACCACGGCGCGCGGGAATATGGCAAATGCTTGCGTGCGCGGTGCCGCTCACACAATTAGCCTGGACTCAGTGGCGCCAGTCATGGTCATCAAAGTTTTCATCGCGGACGTCCCAAAATCCTGCGCCTGCCCTGTCTACTGTCCTTACTTCCCAGAAAGTCACCGAACCAAGCCGCCCGCCTCGTTCGTTGATCGGTCCCCAGGCTCCTCATGATTCCCGTCCTCATTACGAAAAAATC is a window encoding:
- a CDS encoding glycosyltransferase family 2 protein; translated protein: MRHALRSTHSTHLRPTISVIIPAKNEALLIAGTMMTVAEILKAAGYVFEIIVVDDMSCDDTVSQAKWACRQLLSVPCRIIATTQSLGKGYAIAKGFAVSTGDLVAFMDADLEYPPQSLPIMASLLETYPHSCAVAYRTEDKRPWFERVTSKVAHQLATLALHLPVSDTQAGLKMFPGWFARQHLSCPRQTGWLYDIEALLAAQNNGLRIIQIPVTQQRIRPRRAGIWQMLACAVPLTQLAWTQWRQSWSSKFSSRTSQNPAPALSTVLTSQKVTEPSRPPRSLIGPQAPHDSRPHYEKIP